The proteins below are encoded in one region of Thermodesulfovibrio thiophilus DSM 17215:
- a CDS encoding permease, whose translation MLKDFASYITYGLMHLERGSQLGDAIEFFIYDTIKIFLLLAIIIFVVSFIRSFFSPEKTKKILSNKKEFIGNILAALLGIFTPFCSCSAVPLFIGFIEAGVPLGVTFSFLISSPMINEVAVVLLWGLFGWKIAAIYMVTGLLVAIVGGFIIGKLKLEKWVEEYVYKFNFGQKKELIKQTLKERLLYAKLNTVDILKRVWLFIIIAIAIGGFIHGYVPQDLLVNYAGKGNPFAVPIAVALGVPLYSNAAGILPIVYALMEKGLSIGTVLAFMMAVTALSLPEMIILRKVLKIQLLAVFIGIMTVTIIAVGYLFNAFL comes from the coding sequence ATGTTAAAAGATTTTGCAAGCTATATAACTTATGGTCTTATGCATCTTGAACGAGGTTCACAACTTGGAGATGCCATAGAATTTTTTATATATGATACAATCAAAATATTTTTGCTTCTTGCAATTATTATTTTTGTAGTGTCGTTTATCAGAAGTTTTTTTTCGCCTGAGAAGACAAAAAAAATTCTTTCGAATAAAAAAGAGTTTATAGGTAATATTCTTGCTGCATTGCTTGGTATTTTTACGCCTTTTTGTTCATGCTCGGCAGTCCCTCTTTTCATAGGTTTTATAGAAGCAGGTGTACCTCTTGGTGTAACATTTTCATTTCTAATCTCTTCTCCAATGATAAACGAAGTTGCTGTTGTTTTGCTCTGGGGACTTTTTGGATGGAAGATTGCAGCGATATATATGGTTACAGGGCTTTTAGTTGCTATTGTTGGAGGATTTATTATAGGCAAACTCAAACTTGAAAAATGGGTCGAAGAGTATGTTTATAAGTTCAACTTTGGGCAGAAGAAGGAACTGATAAAGCAAACATTAAAAGAGAGACTTTTGTATGCAAAATTGAATACAGTAGATATACTGAAGAGAGTATGGTTATTTATAATAATAGCTATAGCTATAGGTGGTTTTATACACGGTTATGTGCCTCAGGATCTTCTTGTAAATTATGCAGGAAAAGGGAATCCGTTCGCTGTTCCGATTGCGGTAGCATTAGGAGTTCCGCTTTATTCGAATGCAGCAGGTATTTTACCAATTGTATATGCCCTAATGGAAAAAGGGTTGAGTATAGGGACTGTGCTTGCATTTATGATGGCTGTGACAGCGCTCTCACTTCCCGAGATGATAATTTTAAGAAAGGTTCTGAAAATTCAGCTTCTGGCTGTATTTATAGGAATAATGACTGTAACAATTATAGCTGTGGGTTATCTGTTTAATGCTTTTTTATAA